CCGGGGTAAAATATGTATAGTCTTGAACACCTAAAACAAAACTTTACTAATTACTTATTCAGCTTTATTCTTTCATGACGGTTGAGTAATTCCCACGCTGTTAAAAAAACCAACTGGGCTCTCTTTCTTAATAGTGGGAAGTTTATCTTTTCCAAAGTATCGCTTGGTTTATGATAGTCGGCATGGGTACCATTAAAATAAAAAATGACCGGAATATTATTTTTTGCAAAATTATAGTGGTCGCTTCTCTGATAGTATCTGTTGGGATCTTTATCATTATCAAAAGCTGAATCAAGTTCAAGTTTTGTAAATTCTGAATTCGTATTAAAATTGATTTGGGCAAGTTCTTTACTCAGGCGATCGGCGCCAATAAGATATATGTAGTCGGTGACTTTCAGACTATCATGCTTTTCGTCTGTTCTTCCGATCATATCTATATTCAGATTGGCTACAGTTTTTTCCAGAGGAACAATCGGATGTTTCACGTAGAACGAAGATCCGAGTAGTCCTTTTTCTTCTCCACTAACATTCATAAACAAAATACTTCTTTCCGGACCATGTCCTTCGTTTTTTGCTTTCTGAAAAAGTCGCGCCATTTCAAGAACTGCAGATGTTCCGCTTCCGTTATCATCAGCACCATAGTTTATCAGAGAATCTCTGATGCCTAAATGATCGTAATGAGACGAGATAACGATGTATTCATCTTTCTTTGATTTTCCTGAAACTATTGCCAGAACGTTTTCACCGACGAGAGATTTGGTTTCACTAATCATTTTAAGACTACACTCAACGATCTTGCTGATGATTTTCGGTTTGCCTTTTTTTTCAAGCTTCTTTATATATGCATCATACAGTTTTTTTTTATGGTGCGGTAGGAAGTTTTCTGCTGTATTCGGGCTTAAAAAAAGTATCGGAATTAATGAGCGACTTAGTTCGGAGGATAATAAAGAGTCGTTTTCGATGCGGTGAATAATTTCCGGAATGCTATCAACTACAATAAAAATAGTGGCGGGATTTTTTTCTTTTAAACTTTTTATATAGGGAATCAATTCTTGTCCGGACTCAGGAAGCGAAGAATCTTTTAGCTTTTCTTTCCATTCCGGTTTTTTCCAGCGGACTAAAATATTTTTTCCTGTTATGTTTTTTTCCTGGAAATCATTATAGGTATTACTTGAAATTCCAAAACCGGTGATCAGAATATTATTTAATATCAGAAAAGTGTCTTTAGGTGGACCAACATAATAGAAGTGATTATAGTAAATGAAATATTTACCATCGATCGCCAGATTTCTTCCTGTATTTGCCCTAATACTTAAAGAGTGTTTTTGAATTTGAACAGGAATTCCCCATCCGGAATATTTTGAGGCTAAAAAAGCGGCCGCTTTTTTCTGTCCGGGATAACCGGTTTCACGGCCTTCTAATGAGTCTGAGGCTAAAACAGATAGGTAAGATCTGATGGAATCTTCGGAAAGGGCATCGGCATAATCTTTTTTCAAAGACTGTGAAAATGCTGACTTCCGGGGGAAGAAATTTAAAAGTAAGAGTAAGTTAAAGAGTAGGAGTAAGTTTCGTAAACGCATACTTTGTTAACAAAGAGCTATTTTGTTTACACGGTTTTGATGCCTTCCGCCCTCGAAATCAGTTGAAATAAAGGTTGTTGTGAATTCTTTTGCCTCGTCTGGTGAAATAAAGCGAGCCGGTAAGCAAAGTACGTTAGCATTATTATGCTGACGAGCCAGCGATGCCAGATCATTTCGCCAGGCAATTGCTGCCCGAATCTGCTGATGTTTGTTTGCTGTAATAGCTACACCATTTGCGCTTCCGCACAACAAGATTCCAAGATCCATTTCGTTCTTTTCAATACTTTCCGCCAGTGGATGTACAAAATCGGGATAATCGACAGAGGTTTCAGAATTGGTTCCAAAATCCTTAACTTCATAACCTTCCGAAATAAGGAATTCTTTAACAATTTCCTTGTAAGCGAATCCTGCATGATCGCAACCTATTGCAATTCTGGGTGTTTTCATCGTATTTGAAATTAAGGGAAATGACTATATGCTTAATAACAAAAGTAGTATTTTGTTTTCAACATCATGGAAAAGTCAATAATTATAAAGCTGGAAATAAAGCGAGTGCAAAACAATTTATTAACAGTAATTTTGTGCATTCATTGTATAAACGGTTATTAAGATGTGAGAAGATTGTCTTGTTTTGTTCACTTGTTAATCGCCTTAATCAAATTAAAACAGCAGTCAAGGAAAAGATGTTAGAGTTGTATACCGACTTACGCACAAAATTCAGGGTGGTTATGAACCGGAGTGCTCTGACTTTTTATACAACGAGTCATTATTCACCACTTGTTAATATCTAAGGATGAATTTACAATTCAAACGATTGTGAAATGATAAAGTGTTCATTACTCAAATAAAAAAGTGTGTAACTCAGAAGTCAAGCAAAATGAAGTCGAATTACAAACAGTATGAACAGGCTAATAATAGTAGTAGATTTTATAAATTTAAAAAATAAAATATGTTATGATTACTATTGATGAAAAGTTGGATCGGGTAGGCAAGCGGGGATGGCTGGATGTGAAAGTTGATCCGACAATCGATATCTTTGCAGAGATCGCTCGACTGAAAAAAGAAAAAAATGCAATTATTCTCGCCCATTATTACCAAGATGCAGACATCCAGGATGTTGCTGATTTTATCGGAGACAGTCTCGGACTTTCGCAGGAAGCAGAGCGAACTGAAGCTTCGATCATCGTTTTCGCCGGTGTTCATTTCATGGCCGAAACGGCGAAAATTTTAAACCCAACCAAAAAAGTTGTTTTACCGGATCTGCGCGCAGGATGTTCACTCGCAGATGCTTGTCAGCCGGTTGACTTTGCAGCTTTCAAAGCAAAAAATCCTGATCACATTGTAATTTCGTATATCAATTGTTCTGCAGAGATCAAAGCTATGAGCGACATCATCTGCACCTCTTCAAATGCAATAGGAATCGTTAACAGCTTGCCTCCTGATCAGAAGATCATCTTTGCACCTGACA
This window of the Bacteroidota bacterium genome carries:
- a CDS encoding M28 family peptidase → MKKDYADALSEDSIRSYLSVLASDSLEGRETGYPGQKKAAAFLASKYSGWGIPVQIQKHSLSIRANTGRNLAIDGKYFIYYNHFYYVGPPKDTFLILNNILITGFGISSNTYNDFQEKNITGKNILVRWKKPEWKEKLKDSSLPESGQELIPYIKSLKEKNPATIFIVVDSIPEIIHRIENDSLLSSELSRSLIPILFLSPNTAENFLPHHKKKLYDAYIKKLEKKGKPKIISKIVECSLKMISETKSLVGENVLAIVSGKSKKDEYIVISSHYDHLGIRDSLINYGADDNGSGTSAVLEMARLFQKAKNEGHGPERSILFMNVSGEEKGLLGSSFYVKHPIVPLEKTVANLNIDMIGRTDEKHDSLKVTDYIYLIGADRLSKELAQINFNTNSEFTKLELDSAFDNDKDPNRYYQRSDHYNFAKNNIPVIFYFNGTHADYHKPSDTLEKINFPLLRKRAQLVFLTAWELLNRHERIKLNK
- the nadA gene encoding quinolinate synthase NadA; the protein is MITIDEKLDRVGKRGWLDVKVDPTIDIFAEIARLKKEKNAIILAHYYQDADIQDVADFIGDSLGLSQEAERTEASIIVFAGVHFMAETAKILNPTKKVVLPDLRAGCSLADACQPVDFAAFKAKNPDHIVISYINCSAEIKAMSDIICTSSNAIGIVNSLPPDQKIIFAPDKNLGRYIVKKTGREMLLWDGACMVHEIFSLEKITRLKAMHPNAKLIAHPECETPVLDVADFIGSTTGLLNYTKKSQDKEFIVATETGILHQMIKNSPDKTFIPAPPNNACACNDCPHMKLNTLEKLYLCLKEELPELLMDEAIRVKALIPIKRMLQISKDLGL
- the rpiB gene encoding ribose 5-phosphate isomerase B; translation: MKTPRIAIGCDHAGFAYKEIVKEFLISEGYEVKDFGTNSETSVDYPDFVHPLAESIEKNEMDLGILLCGSANGVAITANKHQQIRAAIAWRNDLASLARQHNNANVLCLPARFISPDEAKEFTTTFISTDFEGGRHQNRVNKIALC